From Streptomyces sp. NBC_00683, one genomic window encodes:
- a CDS encoding DUF1918 domain-containing protein → MEAHTGDRLLMHGRTVGQHDRVADIIEVLGDGGSPPYRLRFKDGHESIMSPGPDSVVQHTAPEDRDR, encoded by the coding sequence ATGGAGGCACACACGGGCGACCGGCTGCTGATGCACGGCAGGACCGTGGGACAGCACGACCGGGTCGCAGACATCATCGAAGTGCTCGGTGACGGAGGCAGCCCCCCGTACCGCCTGCGCTTCAAGGACGGGCATGAGTCGATCATGTCCCCGGGCCCCGACAGCGTCGTCCAGCACACCGCCCCCGAGGACCGGGACCGGTAA
- a CDS encoding DMT family transporter yields MTAQDSAIAPTTIAVGRHAGRGGVLLAGLGVLAFSLTFPSTVWGLESFGPWSLVALRSLVAALIAGGFLLAGRVPVPDRRHWGGLAVVAGGVVVGFPLLTTLALQTSTTSHAAVVVGLLPLTTALFASLRTGSRPPRAFWIAALAGAAVVIAFTVQQSGGVLSRGDLYLFGALLVCAAGYTEGGRLAGVMPGWQVVGWALLLCLPLAAAGAVVALPFEPVRITAHGVIGLVWVAAGSTFLGLYVWYRGMAEIGVARASQLQLAQPLLTLVWSFFALGEEVPAAAPVAAVAVLVCIAVTQRAGRGAGRSGARAADRTRGGDRVRP; encoded by the coding sequence ATGACAGCACAGGATAGCGCTATTGCGCCCACCACGATAGCGGTCGGCCGGCACGCGGGCCGTGGCGGCGTCCTGCTCGCCGGACTCGGCGTCCTCGCCTTCTCGCTGACCTTTCCGTCCACCGTGTGGGGGCTGGAGAGCTTCGGCCCCTGGTCCCTGGTGGCGCTGCGCAGCCTGGTCGCCGCCCTGATCGCGGGCGGCTTCCTTCTCGCGGGCCGGGTGCCGGTGCCGGACCGCCGCCACTGGGGCGGCCTCGCGGTCGTCGCGGGCGGGGTCGTGGTCGGGTTCCCCCTGCTGACGACGCTCGCCCTGCAGACCTCCACGACCTCGCACGCGGCCGTGGTGGTGGGGCTGCTGCCGCTGACGACCGCGCTCTTCGCGTCGCTGCGCACCGGCTCCCGGCCGCCCCGCGCCTTCTGGATCGCCGCGCTCGCCGGCGCCGCCGTGGTGATCGCCTTCACGGTCCAGCAGAGCGGCGGGGTCCTCTCCCGCGGCGATCTGTACCTGTTCGGCGCGCTGCTGGTCTGCGCGGCCGGGTACACGGAGGGCGGCAGGCTCGCCGGTGTCATGCCGGGCTGGCAGGTCGTCGGCTGGGCCCTGCTCCTCTGCCTGCCGCTCGCCGCGGCGGGCGCTGTCGTGGCCCTGCCCTTCGAGCCGGTGCGGATCACCGCGCACGGGGTGATCGGACTGGTCTGGGTCGCGGCGGGGTCGACCTTCCTCGGCCTGTACGTCTGGTACCGCGGCATGGCGGAGATCGGGGTCGCGCGGGCGAGCCAGCTCCAGCTGGCGCAGCCGCTTCTCACCCTGGTCTGGTCGTTCTTCGCGCTCGGCGAGGAGGTGCCCGCAGCCGCTCCGGTGGCGGCGGTGGCCGTGCTGGTGTGCATCGCCGTCACCCAGCGCGCGGGCAGGGGCGCAGGGCGCTCCGGGGCCCGTGCGGCCGACCGCACGAGAGGCGGCGACCGCGTCCGGCCATAG
- a CDS encoding aminotransferase-like domain-containing protein, translating into MHERSSMAELVSSLREELNRYSPGGKLPSSRALVERFRVSPVTVSRAVAQLAAEGLVVTRPGSGAFRAEARTGAPAPGDTSWQEVSLSGDSGPEVVPRTVDASGVLVTLAAPRPGVIEFNGGYLHPSLQPERAMSDALARAGRRPGAWGRPPTDGLSELRAWFAREIGGTLTGADVLITAGGQSALATALRALAPPGAPVLVESPTYPGMLAAARATGLRPVPVPVDTDGVRPDLLAAAFRATGARLFVCQPLFQNPTGAVLGPDRRAQIVRTAREAGAFVVEDDFARHLAHADAGPLPVPLVAHDQDGVVVHVRSLTKVTSPSLRVGALAARGPVLERLRAIQVVDSFFVPRPLQEAALELVGSPAWGRHLRAVAAELGSRRTAITAAVRSRLPELVLPHVPSGGGSLWLRLPGPGADEPALVSAALRAGVAVAPGRPYHCAEPPAGHIRLSFAAVAGPAEIAEGVRRLRAACDELFDRPGPTDSLRA; encoded by the coding sequence ATGCATGAGCGTAGCAGTATGGCAGAGCTGGTGAGTTCCCTGCGTGAGGAACTCAACCGCTACTCACCTGGTGGAAAGCTCCCATCGAGCCGAGCTCTCGTCGAGCGCTTCCGGGTGAGTCCCGTGACCGTCTCCCGGGCCGTCGCGCAGCTCGCCGCCGAAGGCCTGGTCGTCACCCGGCCCGGCTCCGGCGCCTTCCGGGCGGAGGCCCGCACCGGCGCCCCCGCACCGGGCGACACGTCCTGGCAGGAGGTCTCGCTCAGCGGCGACAGCGGACCCGAGGTCGTACCGCGCACCGTCGACGCCTCCGGAGTGCTGGTCACGCTCGCCGCCCCTCGGCCCGGAGTCATCGAGTTCAACGGCGGCTACCTCCACCCCTCGCTCCAGCCCGAACGGGCCATGTCCGACGCGCTGGCCCGGGCCGGCCGTCGCCCCGGAGCGTGGGGGAGGCCGCCCACCGACGGCCTGAGCGAGCTCCGCGCCTGGTTCGCCCGCGAGATCGGCGGCACGCTCACCGGGGCCGACGTCCTGATCACCGCGGGCGGCCAGAGCGCGCTGGCCACCGCGCTGCGGGCCCTCGCCCCGCCCGGTGCCCCCGTTCTCGTCGAATCCCCCACCTATCCCGGCATGCTGGCCGCCGCCCGTGCCACCGGGCTGCGGCCGGTTCCCGTGCCGGTGGACACCGACGGCGTACGCCCCGACCTGCTCGCCGCCGCCTTCCGCGCCACCGGGGCGCGGCTCTTCGTCTGCCAGCCGCTCTTCCAGAACCCGACCGGCGCGGTCCTCGGGCCGGACCGGCGTGCGCAGATCGTGCGGACCGCCCGGGAGGCGGGCGCCTTCGTCGTCGAGGACGACTTCGCCCGCCACCTCGCCCACGCGGACGCCGGCCCGCTGCCCGTACCCCTGGTCGCGCACGACCAGGACGGTGTCGTCGTCCACGTCCGCTCCCTCACCAAGGTCACCTCGCCGAGCCTGCGCGTCGGCGCGCTGGCGGCCCGCGGCCCCGTCCTGGAGCGGCTGCGGGCCATCCAGGTCGTCGACAGCTTCTTCGTGCCCCGCCCGCTCCAGGAGGCCGCACTCGAACTCGTCGGCTCACCGGCCTGGGGACGCCATCTGCGTGCGGTCGCCGCCGAGCTCGGCAGCCGCCGCACCGCGATCACTGCCGCGGTGAGGAGCCGGCTGCCCGAGCTCGTTCTGCCCCACGTGCCGTCGGGCGGCGGCAGCCTCTGGCTCAGGCTCCCCGGGCCGGGGGCCGACGAGCCCGCCCTGGTCTCCGCCGCCCTGCGGGCCGGCGTCGCCGTCGCTCCCGGCCGCCCGTACCACTGCGCCGAGCCCCCTGCCGGCCACATCCGGCTGAGCTTCGCCGCGGTCGCCGGCCCCGCGGAGATCGCCGAGGGCGTACGGCGTCTGCGGGCCGCCTGCGACGAGCTGTTCGACCGCCCGGGCCCGACGGATAGCCTGCGCGCATGA
- a CDS encoding GNAT family N-acetyltransferase: protein MTDTDASATDATAASSADASSVEVSSAGAFEQRYEISSDPSRLDPARIHHWLSTDAYWALGRSREQQDRAIAGSLNFGAYDVTSGEQAAFARVVTDHASFAWICDVYVDRGARGHGIGTRLVTEIRDRLAPTGVRRFLLATDDAHGVYAKVGFTPLEVPGKWMCLQVS, encoded by the coding sequence ATGACCGATACCGACGCCTCCGCCACCGATGCGACCGCTGCCTCCTCTGCCGATGCCTCCTCCGTAGAGGTCTCCTCCGCAGGGGCCTTCGAGCAGCGCTACGAGATCTCCAGCGACCCCTCCCGGCTGGACCCCGCCCGCATTCACCACTGGCTCTCCACGGACGCCTACTGGGCCCTGGGCCGCAGCCGTGAGCAGCAGGACCGTGCGATAGCGGGATCCCTCAACTTCGGCGCGTACGACGTGACCTCGGGTGAACAGGCCGCCTTCGCCCGGGTGGTCACCGACCACGCCTCGTTCGCCTGGATCTGCGACGTGTACGTCGACCGGGGGGCCCGCGGCCACGGAATCGGCACCCGGCTGGTCACCGAGATCCGGGACCGGCTGGCTCCGACGGGCGTACGCAGGTTCCTCCTCGCCACGGACGACGCCCACGGGGTCTACGCGAAGGTCGGCTTCACCCCGCTCGAAGTACCGGGAAAGTGGATGTGCCTCCAGGTGAGCTGA
- a CDS encoding histidine phosphatase family protein — protein MSVRVSLVAAARSSALLAERFDDDRPLDHTGWHEVQLAAHALVPLGAAELRYCSPTPRSRATGDALGFAPMAQPALRDCDMGRWRGLTLADVAAREPASVDAWLADPRSAPHGGEPLLAFISRIGGWLDTRPACDGSIVAVAEPSVVRAALVYALKAPPSTYWNVDVRPLSTVTLTGLPGRWSLSLEALPR, from the coding sequence ATGAGTGTTCGTGTCTCCCTGGTCGCGGCAGCGCGCAGCTCCGCCCTGCTCGCCGAGCGTTTCGACGACGACCGGCCGCTCGACCACACCGGCTGGCACGAGGTGCAGCTCGCCGCGCACGCCCTGGTGCCGCTCGGCGCGGCCGAGCTGCGCTACTGCTCACCCACGCCGCGCAGCCGCGCCACCGGTGACGCCCTCGGCTTCGCCCCCATGGCTCAGCCCGCGCTCCGCGACTGCGACATGGGCCGTTGGCGCGGCCTGACCCTCGCGGACGTGGCCGCCCGGGAGCCCGCCTCCGTCGACGCCTGGCTGGCCGACCCGCGATCCGCCCCGCACGGCGGCGAACCGCTGCTCGCCTTCATCTCCCGGATAGGCGGCTGGCTCGACACCCGTCCGGCGTGCGACGGCTCCATCGTGGCCGTCGCCGAACCCTCCGTCGTCCGGGCCGCCCTCGTCTACGCGCTCAAGGCTCCGCCGTCGACGTACTGGAACGTCGACGTCCGCCCGCTCTCCACCGTCACGCTCACCGGACTGCCCGGCCGCTGGAGCCTGAGCCTCGAAGCGCTTCCGCGCTGA
- a CDS encoding serine hydrolase domain-containing protein: MPHFHGHCDDRFAAVRDAFAANFEERDELGAAVTVLVDGSPVVDLWGGWADKDRTRTWERDTVVNVWSTTKGPTALCAHILVDRGLLDLDAPVATYWPEFAAAGKESVPVRHLLSHRSGVAGLRDPHTLAELYDWELTTARLAATEPWWEPGTRSGYHAISYGFLVGEVVRRITGLLPGEFLRQEITGPLDIDFTIGLPEKDAHRVAELVQPKTVSREQAALFARMEPVAIASLLNPGTGTAAANTPEWRAAEIPAANGHGTARAVAALYGILAGRGSVDGRRILSEKAAERVREGQGSCRDLVLGAGFAHDTELGLGLWLSGENASYGPNPRAVGHDGAGGSCGLADPEAGIALGYVMNRMGANIADDPRKMALIDAVYQSL; this comes from the coding sequence GTGCCGCACTTCCATGGCCACTGCGACGACCGGTTCGCGGCGGTGCGCGACGCGTTCGCGGCGAACTTCGAGGAGCGCGACGAACTGGGCGCGGCCGTCACCGTCCTCGTCGACGGTTCCCCCGTGGTGGACCTCTGGGGCGGCTGGGCCGACAAGGACCGGACCCGTACGTGGGAGCGGGACACCGTGGTCAACGTGTGGTCCACGACGAAGGGCCCGACCGCGCTCTGCGCCCACATCCTCGTCGACCGCGGCCTCCTCGACCTGGACGCTCCTGTGGCCACGTACTGGCCCGAATTCGCTGCCGCCGGCAAGGAATCCGTGCCCGTACGCCATCTGCTCTCGCACCGGTCGGGCGTCGCGGGCCTGCGGGATCCGCACACCCTGGCCGAGCTGTACGACTGGGAGCTGACCACGGCCCGGCTCGCCGCGACCGAGCCGTGGTGGGAGCCGGGCACCCGCTCCGGGTATCACGCCATCTCGTACGGCTTCCTCGTCGGCGAGGTCGTCCGCCGGATCACCGGCCTGCTGCCCGGGGAGTTCCTCCGGCAGGAGATCACCGGCCCGCTGGACATCGACTTCACCATCGGCCTCCCGGAGAAGGACGCCCACCGGGTCGCCGAGCTCGTCCAGCCCAAGACCGTCTCACGTGAACAGGCCGCCCTCTTCGCCCGGATGGAGCCGGTGGCCATCGCCTCCCTGCTCAACCCCGGTACGGGCACGGCCGCCGCCAACACCCCCGAGTGGCGCGCCGCCGAGATCCCCGCCGCGAACGGCCACGGAACAGCCCGCGCGGTCGCCGCGCTCTACGGCATCCTCGCCGGACGGGGCAGCGTCGACGGCCGTCGGATCCTCTCCGAGAAGGCCGCGGAACGGGTCCGTGAGGGGCAGGGAAGCTGCCGTGACCTGGTACTCGGCGCGGGCTTCGCCCACGACACCGAGCTGGGACTCGGCCTCTGGCTGAGCGGCGAGAACGCCTCCTACGGTCCCAACCCGCGCGCCGTCGGGCACGACGGGGCGGGCGGTTCCTGTGGCTTGGCCGACCCGGAGGCCGGGATCGCGCTCGGCTACGTCATGAACCGCATGGGCGCGAACATCGCCGACGACCCACGCAAGATGGCGCTGATCGACGCGGTGTACCAGTCCCTCTGA
- a CDS encoding response regulator transcription factor gives MTIRVLIADDQMMVRQGFTVLLNAEPGIEVVGQAVDGVDAVEKVAELAPDVVLMDIRMPRLGGIDATRRITEAPGATVKVLVLTTFDLDEYVYEALRAGASGFLLKDASAAELAQAVRVVAAGDALLAPNITKRLIAEFSRVSTAPRAPSRDRVGDLTERETEVLFLVAQGLSNAEIAGRLIVAEQTVKTHVSRILVKLGLRDRTQAAVFAYESGLVRPAGY, from the coding sequence ATGACCATCCGCGTGCTCATCGCCGACGACCAGATGATGGTCCGCCAGGGCTTCACGGTGCTGCTGAACGCCGAGCCCGGCATCGAGGTCGTCGGCCAGGCCGTGGACGGCGTCGACGCGGTGGAGAAGGTCGCCGAACTGGCTCCCGACGTCGTCCTGATGGACATACGGATGCCCCGTCTCGGCGGGATCGACGCGACCCGCCGCATCACCGAAGCGCCGGGCGCCACCGTCAAGGTCCTCGTCCTGACCACCTTCGACCTCGACGAGTACGTGTACGAGGCGCTGCGCGCGGGCGCCTCGGGTTTCCTGCTGAAGGACGCGTCGGCTGCCGAACTCGCGCAGGCGGTACGGGTGGTGGCGGCCGGCGACGCGCTGCTCGCCCCGAACATCACCAAGCGCCTGATCGCCGAGTTCTCCCGGGTGAGCACCGCGCCGCGCGCCCCGAGCAGGGACCGCGTCGGTGATCTCACGGAACGCGAGACCGAGGTTCTGTTCCTCGTCGCGCAGGGGCTTTCCAACGCGGAGATCGCCGGGCGGCTGATCGTGGCGGAGCAGACGGTGAAGACCCATGTGAGCCGGATCCTGGTCAAGCTGGGCCTGCGCGACCGGACGCAGGCCGCGGTGTTCGCGTACGAGTCGGGGCTGGTGCGCCCGGCCGGCTACTGA
- a CDS encoding sensor histidine kinase, whose translation MTGWAGAGAAGRRLAAALRRLPRTLREDLWTSPVDPVPPPGRPGAPIWRPVFGMLLAIVASAITLFHVYDLIPDGSGIPVYAVLVAVLQSAALISGMARPLYAWWASLGLMVVSVRLAEPVLGPDELFPWTMPEIALQSGALFLLALRVQPRRAVTALVVSLLTGLAASTFATQAHNYALDRAALVVVAAVVVGSALRALRVARTQLVEQSELTEEERARRTLLEERNRIARELHDVVAHHMSVISIQAQVAPHLVENPSDELKENLAGIRENAVEALAELRRVLGVLRSEDALADGVRHAPQPTLDMLHELIGKVRGAGITVTTETAGTRRPLPPGVELSAFRIVQEALSNVMRHAPGARARVEVGYHTAAVTVRVTNSAPDVPPARSAGVGHGLLGMNERTAMLGGELTHGPTPGGGYEVVATLPLEEPA comes from the coding sequence ATGACGGGGTGGGCGGGGGCCGGGGCGGCCGGGCGACGGCTGGCGGCCGCTCTGCGGAGGCTGCCGCGCACGCTGCGCGAGGATCTGTGGACCTCGCCCGTCGATCCGGTACCGCCACCGGGCCGGCCGGGCGCACCGATATGGCGGCCGGTGTTCGGGATGCTGCTGGCGATCGTCGCGTCGGCGATCACGCTGTTCCATGTGTACGACCTGATACCGGACGGCTCCGGCATCCCCGTGTACGCGGTTCTTGTCGCCGTGCTCCAGTCGGCGGCGCTGATCTCCGGTATGGCCCGGCCGCTGTACGCCTGGTGGGCGTCGCTCGGACTCATGGTCGTCAGCGTGCGGCTCGCCGAGCCGGTACTGGGGCCCGACGAGCTGTTCCCGTGGACCATGCCCGAGATCGCGCTGCAGAGCGGTGCGTTGTTCCTGCTGGCACTCCGGGTCCAGCCACGCCGCGCGGTCACCGCGCTGGTGGTCAGTCTCCTGACGGGGCTTGCCGCCAGCACGTTCGCCACGCAGGCCCACAATTACGCCCTCGACCGCGCCGCCCTCGTCGTCGTCGCGGCCGTCGTGGTCGGCAGCGCGCTGCGGGCCCTGCGGGTGGCCCGCACCCAGTTGGTGGAGCAGTCGGAGCTGACGGAGGAGGAACGGGCCCGGCGCACGCTCCTGGAGGAGCGCAACCGGATCGCGCGCGAACTGCACGACGTGGTCGCCCACCACATGTCCGTGATCTCCATCCAGGCCCAGGTCGCCCCGCACCTGGTGGAGAACCCGTCGGACGAGCTCAAGGAGAACCTGGCGGGCATCCGGGAGAACGCCGTGGAGGCGCTCGCCGAACTGCGCCGCGTGCTCGGCGTACTGCGCTCGGAGGACGCCCTGGCGGACGGCGTACGGCACGCGCCGCAGCCCACCCTCGACATGCTGCACGAACTGATCGGGAAGGTACGGGGTGCCGGCATCACCGTCACCACGGAAACGGCGGGTACCCGGCGGCCGTTGCCGCCCGGCGTCGAGCTGTCGGCGTTCCGCATCGTGCAGGAGGCGCTCAGCAATGTGATGCGGCACGCCCCTGGGGCACGCGCCCGGGTGGAGGTCGGCTACCACACGGCGGCCGTCACGGTCCGGGTCACCAACTCCGCCCCGGACGTCCCGCCCGCGCGGTCCGCCGGTGTCGGGCACGGGCTGCTCGGAATGAACGAACGCACCGCCATGCTGGGCGGCGAACTCACCCACGGCCCCACCCCCGGCGGGGGTTACGAAGTAGTGGCGACACTTCCCCTGGAGGAACCCGCATGA
- a CDS encoding acyltransferase family protein — MRELVRRIESATPPDRDRALDALRGLAILGVVCGHWLVTALVADSGTVHGASPLQYMPQFTPVSWVFQTLAVFFLVGGHVGAKGYASARARGESYGRWLRARMGRLFRPVAVVLVVWAVAACVMLASGVDQDTVRALGKLVWSPLWFLLVFAALTAATPLVARLHPLWPLAVVLHVDLIRLGLDGPAALGRVNVAAGWLVPYCLGAAWARGGLRSRRTGWALLLGGAAATAGLVLFAGYPASMVGVPGGELSNLDPPTLAAVTFGLAQCGAALLLLGPLRRVLARPAVWAAVALVNLSAMTVFLWHQTAMIVVTSTVLFASGPLPGLHTVPDGPVWVLARLAWLPVFALVLLVLRHAFGAYEQGRSSGSTVVRKSSPARIRESRRA; from the coding sequence ATGCGTGAGCTCGTGCGGCGTATCGAGTCCGCGACGCCTCCGGACCGCGACCGTGCGCTCGACGCCCTGCGCGGCCTCGCCATCCTGGGTGTGGTGTGCGGCCACTGGCTGGTGACGGCTCTGGTCGCCGACAGCGGCACGGTGCACGGTGCGAGTCCGCTCCAGTACATGCCGCAGTTCACCCCGGTCTCCTGGGTGTTCCAGACGCTCGCGGTCTTCTTCCTGGTGGGCGGGCACGTGGGAGCCAAGGGCTATGCCTCCGCCCGGGCGAGGGGCGAGTCCTACGGGCGGTGGCTGCGGGCCCGGATGGGGCGGCTGTTCCGGCCGGTCGCCGTCGTCCTGGTGGTGTGGGCCGTGGCGGCGTGCGTGATGCTGGCCTCCGGCGTGGACCAGGACACCGTGCGCGCGCTGGGCAAGCTGGTGTGGTCGCCGCTGTGGTTCCTGCTGGTCTTCGCGGCGCTGACAGCGGCGACCCCCCTCGTGGCGCGGCTGCATCCGCTGTGGCCGCTCGCCGTGGTCCTCCACGTCGACCTGATCCGCCTGGGCCTCGACGGCCCGGCCGCCCTGGGCCGGGTCAACGTGGCGGCGGGCTGGCTGGTCCCGTACTGCCTGGGCGCCGCCTGGGCGCGGGGCGGGCTGCGCAGCCGCCGGACCGGTTGGGCGCTGTTGCTCGGGGGCGCGGCGGCAACCGCGGGGCTCGTCCTGTTCGCCGGCTATCCGGCGTCCATGGTCGGGGTGCCCGGCGGCGAGCTGTCCAACCTCGATCCTCCGACGCTCGCGGCCGTCACGTTCGGCCTCGCCCAGTGCGGGGCGGCGCTGCTGCTGCTCGGACCGCTGCGCCGGGTCCTGGCGCGTCCCGCCGTCTGGGCGGCCGTGGCGCTGGTGAACCTGTCCGCGATGACCGTGTTCCTGTGGCACCAGACCGCGATGATCGTGGTCACCTCGACCGTCCTGTTCGCCAGCGGCCCGTTGCCCGGTCTGCACACCGTGCCCGACGGCCCGGTCTGGGTCCTCGCACGGCTGGCCTGGCTGCCGGTCTTCGCCCTGGTGCTGCTGGTGCTCCGGCACGCCTTCGGTGCGTACGAGCAGGGGCGGAGCAGCGGATCGACGGTCGTACGGAAGAGTTCCCCCGCCCGGATCCGGGAGTCGCGACGTGCTTAA
- a CDS encoding alpha/beta hydrolase, translated as MASRPRSSRLRRALLSALVTATVALPVSGAARPAAVPAPAPAALGPLDTAAPGALAARYDANRDGIRAAERMAARNGDRQRAASLRDMAGSARHFLAFDGRDGGRTAEVFGDLSRAGRIAVLVPGAGVDLDHYWRLRRDAEALLGELGGGSAVVAWLGYRTPVTVSPGALTSGRAAEAAPGLTSFVRELSAAQPAARVSVLCHSYGSVVCARAASRLDVAEIVLYGSPGTGADSAAALHTRATVRAGRGGDDWIADVPHIRVRLPFVTVGFGTDPVSPEFGAEVFDAGDGGHSDYLKPGSVSLRSIGRIVAGTAGRHA; from the coding sequence ATGGCGTCCCGCCCACGCAGCAGCCGTTTGCGTCGCGCGTTGCTCTCCGCGCTCGTCACCGCGACCGTGGCACTGCCGGTTTCGGGGGCGGCCCGCCCCGCCGCTGTTCCGGCACCCGCCCCGGCGGCCCTCGGCCCGCTGGACACCGCGGCCCCGGGCGCGCTGGCGGCGCGTTACGACGCGAACCGTGACGGTATCCGGGCGGCCGAGCGCATGGCCGCCCGGAACGGGGACCGGCAGCGCGCCGCTTCACTGCGGGACATGGCCGGGTCCGCCCGGCACTTCCTCGCGTTCGACGGGCGCGACGGCGGCCGCACCGCCGAGGTCTTCGGGGATCTGTCCCGGGCCGGACGGATCGCCGTACTGGTGCCGGGCGCCGGAGTCGACCTCGACCACTACTGGCGTTTACGGCGCGATGCCGAGGCGCTCCTCGGGGAGCTCGGCGGCGGGTCGGCCGTCGTCGCCTGGCTCGGGTACCGGACACCGGTCACGGTGAGCCCCGGGGCACTGACGTCGGGACGGGCCGCCGAAGCGGCCCCTGGACTGACCTCCTTCGTACGGGAACTGAGTGCGGCACAGCCCGCCGCCCGGGTCTCCGTGCTCTGCCACTCCTACGGTTCCGTCGTCTGTGCCCGGGCGGCGTCACGGCTCGATGTCGCGGAGATCGTGCTGTACGGCAGTCCCGGCACCGGCGCCGACAGCGCCGCCGCGCTGCACACCCGGGCCACCGTCCGGGCCGGCCGGGGCGGTGACGACTGGATCGCGGACGTACCCCACATACGGGTGCGACTGCCGTTCGTCACGGTCGGGTTCGGCACCGACCCGGTCTCGCCGGAGTTCGGCGCCGAGGTCTTCGACGCGGGCGACGGCGGACACAGCGACTATCTGAAGCCCGGATCCGTCTCGCTGCGCAGCATCGGCCGGATCGTCGCGGGGACGGCGGGCCGTCATGCGTGA
- a CDS encoding LysR family substrate-binding domain-containing protein has protein sequence MTGSETPSSFRLAYVPGVTPTKWVRIWNERLPGVPLTLVGVPAAEAAGVLRGGDADAGFVRLPVDRTDLSAIPLYTETTVVVVPKDHLVAAVDEVSAADLADEIVLHPLDDTLEWERPPGRPALERPATTEDAVELVAAGVGLLVVPQSLARLYHRKDLTYRPLSDVPESRIALSWPEERTTDLVEEFIGIVRGRTVNSTRGRPPTPPQPKAKRPEKKGGAPRKPAAGKATGKNPRGASGGGKRGKPRRRP, from the coding sequence GTGACAGGCTCGGAAACCCCCTCTTCGTTCCGGCTCGCCTACGTCCCGGGCGTGACCCCGACCAAATGGGTGCGGATCTGGAACGAGCGGCTGCCCGGCGTCCCGCTGACCCTCGTGGGCGTCCCCGCGGCCGAGGCGGCCGGTGTGCTGCGCGGCGGCGACGCCGACGCCGGTTTCGTACGCCTCCCGGTGGACCGTACGGATCTGAGCGCGATCCCCCTCTATACCGAGACGACCGTGGTCGTGGTTCCCAAGGACCACCTCGTGGCGGCCGTCGACGAGGTGTCGGCCGCGGATCTCGCCGACGAGATCGTGCTGCACCCCCTCGACGACACCCTGGAGTGGGAGCGTCCTCCGGGCCGGCCCGCGCTGGAGCGCCCCGCGACGACGGAGGACGCCGTCGAGCTGGTGGCGGCCGGGGTGGGGCTGCTCGTCGTCCCGCAGTCGCTGGCCCGTCTGTACCACCGCAAGGACCTCACCTACCGGCCGCTCTCGGACGTGCCCGAGTCGCGCATCGCCCTGTCCTGGCCGGAGGAGAGGACCACCGATCTGGTGGAGGAGTTCATCGGGATCGTCCGCGGGCGCACCGTGAACAGCACCCGGGGCCGCCCCCCGACACCCCCGCAGCCGAAGGCCAAGCGCCCGGAGAAGAAGGGCGGCGCACCGCGCAAGCCCGCAGCCGGCAAGGCGACGGGCAAGAACCCCCGCGGGGCGTCCGGCGGGGGCAAGCGCGGCAAGCCCCGGCGTCGCCCGTAG
- a CDS encoding DUF5997 family protein: protein MTSHQTTQTMKPATAAKKLGVYLEATPAEFQEGVVSRSELNALQTDPPEWLQELRRNGPHPRPVVASKLGISIAGLARGGVTEPLTTEQIDALKNESPEWLQKERATQAEVRKEAVRIKEKNAARSEESGDSRS from the coding sequence ATGACGTCGCACCAGACCACCCAGACAATGAAGCCCGCCACCGCGGCGAAGAAGCTGGGTGTGTACCTCGAAGCCACCCCCGCCGAGTTCCAGGAGGGCGTCGTCTCGCGCAGCGAGCTGAACGCACTCCAGACCGATCCGCCCGAGTGGCTGCAGGAGCTGCGGCGCAACGGTCCGCACCCCCGGCCCGTGGTCGCTTCGAAGCTGGGCATCTCCATCGCCGGCCTCGCGCGGGGCGGAGTCACGGAGCCGCTCACCACCGAGCAGATCGACGCGCTCAAGAACGAGAGCCCCGAGTGGCTGCAGAAGGAGCGCGCCACCCAGGCCGAGGTCCGCAAGGAAGCGGTCCGCATCAAGGAGAAGAACGCGGCGCGGTCCGAGGAGTCCGGCGACTCGCGTTCCTGA